Genomic window (Cyprinus carpio isolate SPL01 chromosome B7, ASM1834038v1, whole genome shotgun sequence):
TTAAGTCATCATTCACAAATAATCATCCTCTCCAATGAGATTTAACCACAATGGTCGGAGTCAGTGAGTCAGACTAAAGAACCAGATTTACCCATTTATATCCAGACCAGTTATCTGAagtgtatcaaatgattaattgaaaaCATCTAACTTAAAAGAACAAACTGGACATTATCCTCTTGTGAAGTTATTAATGTGCCAAGGACAGCAAGTGCAGAtaacattttcagtgaataatatcTTTAATGCCAGTCTGTTTCACATTTTATCGTATGGTATTAGGATTGAAATATAGCTCATGAGTTGTACTGgctatttttatggtgcttttttgacCTTTTAGAACCTGGGAGCCCCAATCCTCATTaactttcattattttgaaaagaGAGTTGgcaagatattaataaaaaattcaccttttgtgttccacagaggaaagaaagttgactaaacaattatatttttgggTTTAATTGTCCCACAGGGATCAGTAAAGTACTCCTATCCCAGCACCTCTTTGAGGGTGTTTGTGAGTGTATGAGAGGTTGACTATGCGTTTTccggcacgcacacacacacacacacacacacacacacacatgcattaaaaacattaggCGTGTTTATGTTGGTCTATGAGACGAAACTCTGTTTATATGCGCAAAAAGTGTCTCCAGACCCCTCCCTTTCTGTTTCTCTTGGCACAGACCCTCCCTCTGCCCTACTCTGTAtctctatctttctttctcttgcaCACGCACTCCTCATCCTGTTTCTGTGTTCTCTAACAAGAGGGACTGTCCTTAATTACCCTCTTTGTACAGTGAAATGTACGAGTAGAAGTAGCTTTCTTCAAAATCTTCCTCTTAATCATTGCTCAGATAACCGTCTGCTCTCCACAAGCCAAAAGTGAGTGCATTTTGGCTcttctgaactgagctgaattaatgtttttctaattAGTCACTGCACATTCAGTAATAATGGTACAGTGAACATTACTTCAATTATTTAGAACTTTGGTAGTCTGTAAAATCCGGTTAGTTGATTAATGGTGGTGGTTGAAGTTAAACGAACTTTATGAATAGTCATTTCGCGAGTCATTTGAATTACTGAATGAGTCATTTAAGATAATAATGTGTCAAAGATTCCATAACTTTGTCTTGGCATCTGTGAAGAGTCCAAAAGCTTCTGAATCATTGATTCGTTTCAGATGACTGCACAGACAGGGACACAGTGGTTGAATAATCAGCCATTGCAGAGGTGGATCGATAGCAGCCGTCATGGAAAGCTGTGTGTGTGGACATGACAGCCAGGTCCAGACGCAAGGGGAATGAAGGATGAAGAAACAAATATAATAGCCTAGAAAGAACCCTACGCAGACCTGTTATTCACAATAGACAACGAATGATTTGAACACACCAGGATATTAAGTAGTTAAACCAGGAATTCTAAGTAGTTAGAGTAAATTCAGtactaatttagattttttttttttttattagatgagAGATAACTTACtaattgtaatccattactggTTCCAGTAgtttgtaatccattacattacacacttTTGTTCTATAATCAGATTaccttttgattacttttagaatacttttgacctaacttgtttatcacattgatttaaattggAAAATCTTGTACCatgttgatataaaaatacaaagagaaaggagaTATATTCCATTCAtggttattaacaacatgaagtgcattaatcCAACCACACTGAGTTCTATATTATTGATTCACTACATAACGAATGACTCTAatgagctgattctttttagtgaaactGAATTAATTCTTTTAAATTGGGCTATGCTGGTCACACTGTAGGTTCTGTGGTGATGTTGCTGTGCCACCGAATACGTAATGCAGCAAACTCTTTGAGAATGTTTTAGTACAGTATGCATTACAGGTGCTAGTACTGCTAATGGAACTGAATGTCATTCATGCATGCAATGTCAATCATGGTTTTGACATGGTATGCAGTCCAATAAACATACTAGTgtgcatttttgtagtttttgttggtttttattgaTTGGTAAGGTAGTATTTTATTGATAATTCTTAGTATTGGTGATGGTGGCTGTAGTATTTTTACTAGGCATTGTTCTAATTGACACTTTGGACTCTGGTACtatttgatgctttttattttaatcccAATACCCACCAAATCCACCAACCCAATTATTGAAATCTACCATTACACACACTCAGAGTGCACTAATTTACTAATCCCCTCTCATCACGGTACCATTCTGTTTGTTTAGCATCctgcatgtgtgtatatgtgtgattttttttgtgtgtgtgtgtgtgtattcagtgcAGCATTAATGAGAATCAGAACAATGCAATCAGATGTATGCCTTACCAGCCATAATTATGAGGAATATGCACAGCAGTGTGGATGATAGGtctgctccctctctctctcacgccAGTGCTCTGTGCTGACAGATGGTTGTGTCAGTCATAATGGGACAAATCTGATCGCTACCGAATGAAAGGCGTCCCTCcagcagagagagggagagagagagggagagagacagtcGATGTGTCTGTATTGATGTGTTTACTCAGGGTGAAATTGGCATCCATTAGAGagagaattgtgtgtgtgtgtgtgtgtgtgtgtgtgtgtgtgtgtgtgtgtgtgtgtgtgtgtgtgtgtgtgtgtgtgtgtgtgtcagtgagaatACAGGCTCTAAAATGAAGGCTGCATTAATTCATATTCTTTTACACATGCACAGACAATCTTCCTTTTCGTCACATGTTCACACTGTCTCTTtttcaaacacagacacacatacacatgcacggCAGGGTGGACTGTGCAGACAGCTTGACGATGCCGGGGAAGGTGTGTCTCCAGAGTTCCATTGTTCTAGTCGGAGAGGAATCTATGTGGAAAACCTCCTAGATGAAAAGGGGGTGGGGAATGGAGGAATGAAGGAAGAGAAAGGAGGAAAGAGTGCTTTTGTAGGAAGTGGACTAACAGTGTCCACAAACCAGCTTCTTGGGAAGGGGGTGTGAATTGTAGTGGTTATATATTCCTGTATCGTATCTAGGCGGATGTAATCTAGGGAgctgtcaaaaatgttttttctatatgatatgtacaatattttgtaatggttttcCCAATGGCTTTTACAAGTCTGAGAAAGGGCTTAAAAATGGACAATGGTGTCAGGGTCCTCATAAAATAGAGAGAATGTAGAAGAagaaacaagaatgaaaaaatacTGCACATTCTTCTGCAGCTGGAATGTTACAGTAAATTATTCATCCCGTCAAGAATCCATTTCTTGGAGGTCTCTTTTCATTCGTCCCTCTATCTCTGTTTCTCTCAATCTTTCTATAAGGTTAAAAGTTCCATTAAACACACAGGATTTCTAGCTGCACTGGGACTAAAATCCACCAAGACACTGTCTTTCCAgtcatctcctctctctctctctttctctctctcttactcgcTCTGTCTTTTTGTACCTCTCTTTTGGGAGTCCACTAGTCTCTTAAACGATAAAGAAAAAGGCTAAAAATATGTTGCTCTCATGAATTAAAACTGCTAATGCATGATTTTTCTGGTCTATTTTGTAAGACCAGAATGAACAcctattattttagtttactagCATTCTGTTTTAAGTTTCATTCAGTGCTTTGCTTTGATCATAGGAGTCCCTTGGAGGCCACACATCTAAAAATGCCCAGGCTCTGTCATTTATATAATGTGATTTGCAAGTTTGCAAACATCTTCATTTTGAATGAGAATGAGGCACGTTTGATTGGCGGCTCTTTGGTCTTAATCTGCTAAGAGGGCTCTCGAGAAGGCTAGAATTGGGGAGGATGGGGTAAGAGAGAAGGTGTTCAGGGTGCTGACCCATGCACTAATGGAAACGGTCTGCTGAATGATCCCACTTTTGGCACCATTGGATGACAGCTGAGTCCTTAGAAGGCTCAGACCCAAAAAAAAAGCCCATTTTGGAAACAGGCATTCATACTGGTAATGTTTGAAAGATAGAGCCTTGAGATCCCTACAGACCATTTGTGGGCAGTAACAGACCACTCAGCTTGTGGTAACAATCAATTTGTTgccaaaaaactaaatacatacTTAAAAAACGTGAATGAATGTCCAGATTTGGACTCTTAGTAAATGTTGTCACGTAACATTTAACAATTCTGGCTAACaatcttctgtttgtttgtttttttatcttttattttaaagtcacCATTCTGTTTTCCTTGAAGCAACTTGCTGTGATAACAAGgctgtgtctctctgtgtctccaCAGCTGCCAGGATCCCTGAAGAGGAAATTGACTGGGGCTGTCGAGAGTTCTGCATCACTAAACGGGGTCTCTGACACGTCTATGACCCAGGGAGGTGGCAAACGACTATGTCTGGAAGATGTCACCCTGGCCATGGGCCCCAGCTACCCTCAGCCCCCATTCCCTTCTGGAATGGGCAACCAGGGGGGTGTTCTGGAAGCTAATCGactgaacagcaacaacaataatttgGGCTCTCCATATTCCGTACCCCCAAATGCTAGTCCTGGATCAACACCAGGCACCGGGGGAGGCTCAGGGGGCTTGACAAGTAACTTCAACCCAAATGGGAGTTCAGTCACTCCTTCAGTGGAACAAGAACTGCAGGAGATTTTGGATGAACTTACAAAAAACCCTGATCCCTCTTTACCAGAGCTTGACATTGAGAAGATCTTAGGAAAAGAAAGTGATGACCAGGCAAGTACAGCTGGAGGTTTTGTCCACCTAGAAGGTAATGGCACCCCCAAAAGATCTCCACAGAGACAGTCACACCTGGAGGTCCACCTCACTCAGTCCCCTGGTTTCTCTCAAGCTGGGTCCCCTCAGGTGGGTCCAAGTCCTGCTGGGGCACCATATACCCTACCACATCCTTCCAAACCAGTTCCGTCTCAACTCTCAGCATCACCcctgtcctcctcctcttcccaAGGTCAAAATCAAGCACGGTCACCCATGCTTTCTGCCGCCCTATCCAACTGGCATGAAATGTCCCGGGCTCAACAGCTTCAGCAGATGGCATCGAATAGTAAGCATCATTCTAACAACAGTGCAGGTCCCCCACCTGCACAGTCAGGGTTGTCTGGATTGGGCCAGCAGAGTACATCTTGGGCTGGTCCCTCTCCACCTTACCGACCAGGGGATAAACTGCCTAACTCATCACCTCATCAGCAGCCCTTTAGCCCAGCAGGAAATATTCAGAGCCCCCAGAGTTCTCTAATCTCTAGCATGGCTCCAGCCCCATCCACCGGACCTTCACCACCCTACAGGCCAGAAAAGCTAGCCAGCCCAGCAATTGCTCAGCCCCCATTCAGCCCCCAGAACAGCATTCTGTCGGGAAATGCCCCTCCAGGAGTTTCTGGCACTGCAATCCAAGGTTCTCAGGCAAGTTATCTTCCTGGTGTTGCCCCAACATCAAACAACACTCGACCATCACCTCCTTACCGACCAGATAAACATCCCAGTCCAGCTGGGCAATGCCAACCAGGAACGCAAGCTCCCACACAGGGACATCTTTTCAACTCGCAAAATAATCAAGCACCTGCAATGTCTAGTCAGCTCTTCAAGGCCATCACATCCAACCAGCCACCCAGTAGCCTCAAGCTCCTAATGCAGGCACAGGGAAAACCCTCGCAGCTGCAACTAAACAAGACCACCACAGCTGGTATGGGTCCAGAACCATATTCTTTCAACAACACCAAGCCGTTACGACATTTTGACCCCAATCCCTCCGTGGCCAAGCTGGGTCCTCTGGCTGTGGGAGGATACCGCAGTGCTAGCATGCAACCCACGGCGCCCACCTCAGCCACAGGACATGGGCATCTGCTGCCACAGCGCATGCAAAGGGGAATGCCTGCTGGTGGTATTGTGCCTCACTGCAGAGATGTGAGTACTGTTTCTTgcttgttaaatttgtttgtaaaatgtcataaattgcaaaacatattttcacaaataacATCAAGTCAGACAGCTAGTATGAAACTCAACTTCTGATATGAGCTTAAGAATTTTCATTACGTTCAGGACTAGTGATTTCTTTATGTCTAACTTCATGTGTTTAGCCACATGAGACTGACACTTTACTTTAAAAGGGTTAGTTTATccaaaattcattcatttaattactcacccttatgtcgttccaaacccgcaagatcttagttcatctttggaatagaaattaagatatttttgatgaaatccaagagctttctgacccttcatagacaacaactcaactgacatgttcaagccccagaaatgtagtaaggacataataaaaatagtccatctgacatcagaatactgcgagaatactttttgtgcacaaagaaaataaaaataacttatttcttCTCTTCCACGACTTCGAAGCGTATTTACAAGAGTACCACAATGCATGCATGTGCATTCCTCTTCTTGCAAAAAAGCTGCAGCGCATCCAGGTTTTAAATCAGAATGTcggctcctgcatcagcagcatcaCTTTGAAGAtttgacatggaagagaagaaatgaataaagttatttttgttgtttttttgtttaattctcgtaacttcataacattatggttaaaccactgatgtcacatggactattttaactatGCCCTTACTACATTTAAACATGGTAGTTTCACTGCTGTCTAGtcagggtcaaaaagctctcagatttaatcaaaaacatcttaatttgtgttccaaagatgaacaaaggtcttacaggtttggaacgacatgagggtgagtaattacttgcagcattttcatttttgggtgaactctctctttaagTACAGGCAATAGATGACTTCTGTAGTTGTATTTCCTCAGACTGTGATGCATCTGTGTTGTCTTCATAATTCTTGGTTTATAGAGTCGACAGATGATttagcacactgaaaaaagagacaaaagaaTTACATTTAGACAGGGCTTCTagaattatgtaattaaaatcaaaatatacaagAAGTAGGTTTTTCCATTAGCTTGTGGAGCTTTGGGTATGCTCACTTCATACAGCGGAGACTGTTTCTGGAAGATGGAGTAGGCACCCTGTGGTGTGTACCATGGGAAGGGAGGGGAGTGGGTGTTCCGACTCTGATGTGTGTATAAGGGGGACAGTTAGGAAGCTCCAAAGGTTAATTGAATGGACAGCTGAACAGAGAGTGAAGGAATGTGAGTCTTTGTATGTGATTAGCTTTCATGCTAAGTGGTTGAATATGCTCAGTCCATTTCTGTTAATTAGGATAGGGccaaaaatactgttattttattttttttttttgttgttttgatagtGTATCATGTCTAAAAAGATAAtttcttgaataaaaaaaagaagaaaaaagccacattttaagttatttgttttgtGCAACTTGAGTCTTATTCATTGTTGTTTTAGCTCTGAAGTGAGAGTATGTGTGTTAGTTTACGCAGTAAAGAGCAAAGGctttgtgactgtgtgtgtgtgtgtgtgtgtgtgtgtgtgtgtgtgtgtgtgtgtgtgtgtgtgtgtgtgtgtgtgtgtgtgagtgtttgtattTCCGTGCTAAAGAGAGAAAGGCagtgtatgtaaatgtgtgtgactATAGAGTTTCAAAGTACTGCTGTGCATTCTGTCTCCCTGCGTGGCGGTCTGTTTCAAGACAGAGTCCCCCTCTTTCAGCCCAATAGTCCTCTTTCATCACACCAATAAAAGATAATGAATTTTAGAGGAGACTGAGATTGAGGAAGAAGAGAAAAGGGGGCCGGTTTCTTTAGTGTCTTGGCATGCATGGTTGCAAACTAAAGAGGGACTCAAAACTTCTACCCCCCAAACTGACtggctctctctttctctctctctctctctctctctctctctctctctctctcacacacactcacacacacacacaaacacacacacacacacataaacacacacacacaaacacacacacacaatcagagtTATTCAAAACCAAATTTAACAACTCAACtcacaatgatttttattttgatatgagATATGAGATTGATATGAGATATGAGATGAGATAGATTTTTGTCCATCTTTTAGTAATTTCTAATCTTGGACATTTTGAATTAAGCATTATTAGTTAACTGAAGTTGAGtttaacaattataaatatatttaatgtatttaatctaatgtatatgtatatgtgtgtatatatatatatatatatatatatatatatatatatatatatatatatatatatatatatacgaatacacacaatacaaattatattttaataaatgtatagtatagatttttagaattgcataatgtttgcatattataaatacacttatgatatatttatgtaaac
Coding sequences:
- the si:ch73-211e3.1 gene encoding trithorax group protein osa, producing MLLVSQRLDSPRMDPLLPGSLKRKLTGAVESSASLNGVSDTSMTQGGGKRLCLEDVTLAMGPSYPQPPFPSGMGNQGGVLEANRLNSNNNNLGSPYSVPPNASPGSTPGTGGGSGGLTSNFNPNGSSVTPSVEQELQEILDELTKNPDPSLPELDIEKILGKESDDQASTAGGFVHLEGNGTPKRSPQRQSHLEVHLTQSPGFSQAGSPQVGPSPAGAPYTLPHPSKPVPSQLSASPLSSSSSQGQNQARSPMLSAALSNWHEMSRAQQLQQMASNSKHHSNNSAGPPPAQSGLSGLGQQSTSWAGPSPPYRPGDKLPNSSPHQQPFSPAGNIQSPQSSLISSMAPAPSTGPSPPYRPEKLASPAIAQPPFSPQNSILSGNAPPGVSGTAIQGSQASYLPGVAPTSNNTRPSPPYRPDKHPSPAGQCQPGTQAPTQGHLFNSQNNQAPAMSSQLFKAITSNQPPSSLKLLMQAQGKPSQLQLNKTTTAGMGPEPYSFNNTKPLRHFDPNPSVAKLGPLAVGGYRSASMQPTAPTSATGHGHLLPQRMQRGMPAGGIVPHCRDDQGAGMVSPLQDPPSAVPRQPQGSNYNMMLKNQLIKKQLQQQEKQRHMEQMNGGHITDCQQVALFQGPGRPLPPECGGYPLGASQQLNSSMLSHSGPLPTNQMGLSSSSVSQMGPSVGGYVCGKGSKQPLCHPSQDFGMAMQSGQSMMGMGGPPRQPLHPAHAVTRPGMPCPNLPGGPVPTHHLRQALHQAGALQSRMMFPPQQQQQPTSQSQLWQHQQAVQPHMDSANHPHPFPSRGALSGCGGPQFPQRSGMAGMPANFPGSRPPPNQVAPGLVGRQDQKMPTTQPLSSMSQQNLRMRGPLSALAVMKPGGPSMMHPAHGMGPPSYQTASAGKHCSPQGYNPGDKLPSYDYIPQHQSNGAMAAGLQGPGGGGGGGAEVDFIDTLVGNSEDWLNNLTMINEYLEQNS